The proteins below come from a single Polynucleobacter necessarius genomic window:
- the folC gene encoding bifunctional tetrahydrofolate synthase/dihydrofolate synthase, which translates to MSTAHQPPNLFTSLEAWLSHLETAHPVGIDMGLERINRVKAALDLHFECPVITVAGTNGKGSTCAYLESILRASGYRVGCHTSPHLLSFNERARINSEDVSDALLLEHFAAVEKARVSLVDAPTLTYFEFTTLAILHLFSKASLDAVILEVGMGGRLDAVNIVDADCAIVTSIDIDHAEFLGGTREAIALEKAGIFRPGHIAVCGDPVPPQTLIDYAAKLGCDLWLQGRDYNFQGDKQQWGWAGRGKRFSGLGYPALRGANQILNASAVIAALMVMHQRLPVSAQDIRNGFALVELPGRFQVLPGQPTIVLDVAHNPHATATLGQSLDKMGYHPYTYAIFGAMADKDLEGVIQPLLDIVDFWFCTDLPTPRAASAQFLAQKLEGMGVKPKNGSDGGIEIFENIALAYQKALSAAGEGDRIVIFGSFYTVAGVMAYRNNQAH; encoded by the coding sequence TTGAGTACTGCACACCAACCCCCAAATTTATTTACCAGTTTAGAGGCTTGGCTTAGCCACCTCGAAACTGCGCATCCCGTCGGAATCGATATGGGGTTAGAGCGCATCAATCGCGTCAAGGCTGCCCTAGATCTTCATTTTGAATGTCCTGTGATAACGGTTGCGGGAACAAATGGTAAAGGTTCTACTTGCGCCTATCTCGAGAGTATCTTGCGCGCTTCAGGTTACCGAGTGGGTTGCCACACCTCACCGCATTTGTTGTCGTTTAATGAACGCGCTCGCATTAACAGCGAGGATGTTAGCGATGCCTTGCTGTTAGAGCACTTTGCTGCCGTGGAAAAGGCGCGTGTGAGTTTGGTTGATGCACCAACATTGACGTACTTTGAGTTCACCACCCTAGCGATCCTGCATTTGTTTTCGAAGGCGAGTCTCGATGCAGTCATCCTTGAGGTCGGTATGGGTGGCCGTTTAGATGCCGTGAATATCGTTGATGCGGATTGCGCTATTGTCACCAGCATCGATATCGACCATGCTGAGTTCCTAGGCGGAACCCGCGAAGCGATTGCCTTGGAAAAAGCAGGCATCTTCCGCCCTGGTCATATTGCTGTCTGTGGTGACCCTGTACCACCGCAAACGCTGATTGATTACGCAGCCAAGTTAGGCTGTGATCTGTGGTTGCAAGGGCGTGACTATAACTTTCAGGGGGATAAGCAACAGTGGGGATGGGCAGGCAGGGGCAAGCGTTTCAGCGGTCTTGGATACCCTGCGCTGCGTGGTGCTAATCAGATCCTTAATGCCTCTGCGGTCATTGCCGCATTAATGGTAATGCATCAGCGTTTACCAGTCAGCGCACAGGATATTCGGAATGGTTTTGCCCTGGTGGAATTGCCTGGGCGCTTTCAGGTATTGCCAGGTCAGCCTACGATCGTTCTAGATGTTGCCCATAATCCCCATGCGACAGCAACCCTAGGCCAAAGTCTAGACAAAATGGGTTATCACCCTTATACCTATGCCATTTTTGGAGCGATGGCTGATAAGGACTTAGAGGGGGTTATTCAGCCGCTGTTGGATATTGTGGATTTTTGGTTTTGCACCGATTTGCCGACCCCAAGAGCGGCTTCGGCCCAGTTCTTGGCGCAGAAGCTTGAGGGCATGGGGGTCAAGCCCAAAAATGGGTCTGATGGAGGCATCGAAATCTTCGAAAATATCGCTTTAGCGTATCAAAAAGCCCTTTCTGCGGCTGGTGAGGGTGATAGAATTGTGATCTTCGGATCCTTCTATACAGTTGCAGGCGTAATGGCTTAT
- the accD gene encoding acetyl-CoA carboxylase, carboxyltransferase subunit beta, with protein sequence MSWIDKLLPPQIQHTDPANRKSVPEGLWVKCPGCETVLYSTDIEANLSVCPKCSHHMRIGARQRLESLLDPKGRYEIGAEIYPTDPLKFKDSKKYPDRIKEANDASGETEALIVMGGKIENIPVVAACFEFQYMGGSMGSVVGERFARAAQEAINKKCAFICVTATGGARMQESLLSLFQMAKTNSMLTLLSKKGLPYISVLTDPTMGGISASFAFMGDVVMAEPKALIGFAGPRVIEQTVREKLPEGFQRSEFLLQKGGIDMIVDRRQMRGEIARLLALLQKLPEPAVAGSAAV encoded by the coding sequence ATGAGCTGGATTGATAAATTACTCCCTCCCCAAATTCAACATACGGATCCTGCGAATCGTAAATCGGTTCCTGAAGGATTATGGGTTAAATGCCCTGGTTGTGAAACTGTTCTCTACAGCACTGATATCGAAGCAAACCTTTCGGTCTGCCCAAAATGCAGTCACCACATGCGTATCGGCGCGCGCCAACGTTTAGAAAGTTTGTTAGATCCCAAAGGCCGTTACGAAATCGGCGCAGAGATTTATCCGACAGATCCGCTGAAATTTAAAGACTCAAAAAAGTACCCTGATCGTATTAAGGAAGCCAATGATGCTTCCGGTGAGACTGAAGCTCTCATCGTTATGGGTGGAAAAATTGAAAATATTCCAGTAGTTGCCGCGTGTTTTGAATTTCAATACATGGGTGGATCAATGGGTTCTGTAGTAGGTGAGCGCTTCGCACGAGCAGCGCAAGAGGCAATCAATAAGAAGTGTGCATTCATTTGTGTCACGGCCACTGGTGGTGCACGCATGCAAGAGAGTTTGCTGTCCTTATTTCAGATGGCCAAGACCAACTCGATGCTGACCCTCTTGTCTAAAAAAGGCTTGCCATACATCAGCGTATTGACGGACCCAACCATGGGCGGTATTTCTGCCAGTTTTGCATTCATGGGCGATGTCGTTATGGCTGAACCCAAAGCCTTAATCGGTTTTGCTGGTCCACGCGTGATCGAGCAAACAGTTCGTGAGAAATTGCCTGAAGGTTTTCAGCGTTCTGAATTCTTATTGCAAAAGGGTGGCATTGACATGATTGTCGATCGTCGCCAAATGCGCGGCGAGATTGCTCGTCTATTGGCGTTGTTGCAAAAATTACCTGAACCTGCCGTTGCAGGTAGCGCAGCCGTTTAA
- the trpA gene encoding tryptophan synthase subunit alpha, with protein sequence MSKITALFQELKASGKKGLIPFITAGDPDPSMTVELMHALVRGGSSVIELGVPFSDPMADGPVIQRSSERALTHGVTLHSCLEMVKEFRKKDSTTPVVLMGYANPVEQMGAERFATEAKAAGVDGVLVVDYPPEECVDFAARMRVAGIDPIFLLAPTLSHGRIKEAAKIASGYIYYVSMRGVTGASHLNTQDVASIIPKIREETDIPIAVGFGISDAASAKAVSNSADAVVIGSRIIRLLEDAPPGQAVQSLETFIREIRDALDS encoded by the coding sequence ATGTCAAAAATTACTGCGCTCTTTCAAGAATTAAAAGCTAGTGGCAAAAAAGGATTAATTCCGTTTATCACTGCTGGTGATCCTGACCCCTCAATGACAGTTGAACTCATGCATGCGCTTGTGCGTGGTGGATCAAGTGTTATTGAGTTGGGCGTACCATTTTCCGATCCCATGGCAGATGGACCAGTCATTCAGCGCTCTTCTGAGCGTGCATTAACGCACGGCGTGACTTTGCACTCTTGCCTAGAGATGGTGAAAGAGTTTCGTAAAAAGGATTCCACAACACCAGTGGTGTTGATGGGGTACGCTAATCCCGTCGAGCAAATGGGTGCTGAACGTTTCGCAACTGAAGCTAAAGCGGCTGGTGTTGATGGTGTGCTGGTAGTGGACTATCCGCCAGAAGAATGCGTTGATTTTGCAGCGCGTATGCGTGTTGCCGGCATCGACCCCATCTTCTTGTTGGCGCCGACTTTGTCCCACGGGCGGATTAAAGAGGCGGCCAAGATCGCTTCTGGCTACATTTACTACGTATCGATGCGCGGGGTGACTGGGGCATCGCACCTCAATACCCAGGACGTGGCTAGCATCATCCCAAAAATTCGTGAGGAAACGGATATTCCGATTGCTGTGGGCTTCGGGATTAGCGATGCTGCGAGCGCAAAAGCGGTTTCAAACAGTGCTGATGCGGTCGTTATTGGTAGCCGAATTATTCGCCTTTTAGAGGATGCGCCCCCAGGGCAGGCAGTACAATCACTAGAAACCTTCATTCGTGAGATTCGTGACGCATTGGATAGCTAA
- the trpB gene encoding tryptophan synthase subunit beta — protein MYDKPDARGHFGPYGGVFVSETLMYALDELKGAYAKYQHDPEFIEEFHYELKHFVGRPSPVYHAKRWSEMLGGAQIYLKREDLNHTGAHKINNVIGQAMLAKRMGKPRIIAETGAGQHGVATATICARFGLDCTVYQGSVDVARQAQNVFRMKLLGAKVVPVESGTKTLKDALNEAMRDWVTNVENTFYIIGTVAGPHPYPMMVRDFQSVIGEECKVQMPEMTGKQPDFVLACVGGGSNAMGIFYPYIDLPQVKLVGVEAAGHGLGGVLHSAALCVGKPGVLHGNRTYLLQDENGQISETHSVSAGMDYPGVGPEHAWLKDSGRADYVAITDEEALQVFHECCRIEGIIPALESSHAIAYACKLAKTLPKDKTILVNLSGRGDKDMHTVAQATGSEG, from the coding sequence ATGTATGACAAGCCAGATGCACGAGGACATTTCGGTCCTTACGGCGGCGTGTTTGTTTCCGAGACGTTGATGTATGCATTAGATGAGCTGAAAGGGGCTTATGCAAAATATCAACACGATCCTGAATTCATTGAAGAGTTTCATTACGAGCTCAAGCATTTCGTCGGTAGACCATCACCGGTGTATCACGCTAAGCGTTGGAGTGAGATGTTGGGTGGTGCACAGATCTACCTCAAGCGTGAAGATTTAAACCATACGGGTGCCCATAAGATCAATAACGTTATCGGGCAAGCAATGCTGGCAAAACGTATGGGTAAGCCTCGCATCATTGCTGAGACAGGGGCTGGGCAGCATGGCGTTGCTACTGCAACGATCTGTGCTCGCTTTGGTTTGGATTGCACTGTTTACCAAGGTTCTGTTGACGTTGCCCGCCAGGCGCAGAACGTTTTCCGTATGAAGCTTCTGGGTGCCAAGGTTGTTCCAGTAGAGTCTGGCACGAAAACTTTAAAAGATGCGCTTAATGAAGCGATGCGCGACTGGGTCACCAATGTGGAAAATACTTTCTACATTATTGGTACTGTAGCGGGCCCACATCCCTACCCAATGATGGTACGTGATTTTCAAAGCGTGATTGGTGAAGAGTGTAAGGTGCAAATGCCAGAGATGACAGGTAAGCAGCCAGACTTTGTGCTTGCTTGTGTTGGCGGTGGTTCAAATGCCATGGGCATTTTTTATCCCTACATTGATTTGCCTCAAGTAAAACTGGTTGGTGTAGAAGCTGCAGGTCACGGTTTAGGTGGCGTTTTGCATTCAGCAGCACTGTGCGTTGGAAAGCCTGGGGTTTTGCATGGCAATCGCACCTACTTGTTGCAGGATGAAAACGGACAGATTTCGGAAACGCACTCGGTTTCTGCGGGCATGGATTACCCAGGGGTTGGTCCTGAGCATGCCTGGTTAAAAGATTCGGGTCGTGCTGATTACGTTGCGATTACCGATGAGGAGGCTTTGCAGGTATTCCATGAATGTTGCCGTATTGAAGGTATCATCCCTGCACTTGAGTCCTCCCATGCCATTGCATACGCTTGCAAGCTAGCCAAGACTCTGCCAAAAGATAAAACAATTTTGGTGAACCTTTCTGGACGTGGCGATAAAGATATGCACACTGTGGCGCAAGCAACAGGATCCGAAGGCTAA
- a CDS encoding phosphoribosylanthranilate isomerase: MGLLTFSPGQTRVKICGLKTSADVDAAVLAGMDAVGFVFYSPSVRAVSPNIAAQLISRLPAGADAVGLVVNATDEEFATIRAAASITLWQFHGDETPQRCVQLARGEPWMKAARIGAGFAFDEFSLQYGGANAFLLDALVDGYGGGGVPFDWQGIPQTWVSENAPRVVLSGGLNTHNVGEAIARLHPCAVDVSSGVESSRGVKDPALMAEFVNAVRAADANASSQ; the protein is encoded by the coding sequence ATGGGCTTACTAACATTCTCTCCAGGCCAAACACGAGTCAAAATCTGCGGTTTAAAGACCTCGGCAGATGTGGATGCTGCTGTTTTAGCAGGGATGGATGCCGTTGGATTTGTCTTTTACTCGCCCAGCGTTAGGGCAGTTAGCCCCAATATCGCGGCCCAGCTGATTTCAAGGCTTCCAGCCGGGGCAGACGCCGTTGGATTGGTCGTGAATGCAACGGATGAGGAGTTTGCCACCATTCGAGCTGCCGCGTCTATTACGCTGTGGCAGTTTCACGGGGATGAGACCCCCCAACGATGCGTTCAATTGGCTCGTGGTGAGCCCTGGATGAAGGCAGCCCGCATCGGGGCTGGATTCGCTTTTGATGAATTTTCCCTACAATATGGGGGAGCAAACGCTTTTCTGCTGGACGCCCTAGTTGATGGGTATGGCGGAGGAGGCGTTCCTTTTGATTGGCAAGGAATTCCACAGACATGGGTAAGCGAAAACGCGCCTCGGGTCGTTTTGAGTGGTGGATTGAACACGCACAACGTGGGCGAGGCGATTGCTCGTCTGCATCCTTGCGCAGTTGACGTCAGTAGTGGCGTAGAAAGCAGCAGGGGTGTGAAAGATCCTGCACTCATGGCGGAGTTTGTTAACGCAGTGCGTGCAGCGGATGCAAATGCATCATCCCAATAA
- the truA gene encoding tRNA pseudouridine(38-40) synthase TruA, translated as MRIALGLQYDGSPYAGWQLQPNQLTVQGEVEKAISAFIGAQACKANPVHTITAGRTDAGVHALGQVIHFDTPVERDDFSWVRGVNSYLPGSIVVNWAKVVPDEFSARFSAFERTYIYALHAGQCRSPMMNERAGYVMLPPNIWFDIDAMNAAAQYLIGEHDFSSFRSSECQNKTPVKTMYAIDIISDEPWLYFRIRGNAFLHHMVRNLVGSFLQIGRGRQKPEWMGGLLASRNRQLAAPTFMPDGLYLSKITYPEEFAIPSPWLENSWFPATVIAR; from the coding sequence ATGCGCATTGCACTCGGCCTTCAATACGATGGAAGTCCATATGCGGGCTGGCAACTACAACCTAATCAGTTGACCGTCCAAGGCGAAGTAGAAAAAGCCATTAGCGCATTCATTGGCGCACAAGCGTGTAAAGCAAACCCTGTGCATACCATCACCGCTGGCCGAACCGATGCTGGAGTTCATGCGCTAGGGCAGGTGATTCATTTTGATACGCCAGTTGAGCGCGATGATTTTTCTTGGGTCAGGGGTGTGAATTCGTATTTACCAGGATCGATTGTGGTGAACTGGGCTAAGGTAGTTCCAGATGAATTTAGTGCGCGTTTCTCCGCGTTCGAGCGCACGTATATTTATGCGTTGCATGCAGGCCAATGCCGTTCACCGATGATGAATGAGAGAGCGGGTTATGTGATGTTGCCACCGAATATTTGGTTTGATATTGATGCAATGAATGCGGCGGCTCAATATCTCATTGGTGAGCATGACTTTAGTTCCTTTCGCTCTTCAGAGTGTCAAAATAAAACTCCAGTCAAAACAATGTACGCGATAGACATCATTTCGGATGAGCCCTGGTTGTATTTTCGGATTCGGGGCAACGCGTTTTTGCACCACATGGTTCGTAATCTGGTTGGCAGTTTTTTACAGATTGGTCGTGGTCGGCAAAAGCCGGAATGGATGGGGGGGTTACTGGCTTCTAGAAATCGTCAACTGGCTGCGCCGACATTTATGCCGGATGGCCTGTATCTGAGCAAAATCACCTATCCAGAAGAATTTGCCATCCCCAGCCCTTGGTTGGAAAACTCGTGGTTTCCAGCCACGGTGATCGCAAGATAA
- a CDS encoding FimV family protein, producing the protein MKPGQTLSEIAMLMAPQLEGATLDPSHHGLYKANPDAFASGSINRLAAGVELNKPSQALLRSISPAEAYQFVAQANERWQAEQSKDGKGDASGGGKSASSAASAAKDRLKIGSSADGNEQERRYTENLVAQEKELEQAKARVAELEKNIADLQRLLEKSKEKKAVDNNFGFGGFGPVILAIGLIALTGLLLWGLARHARRSEGPAFDGAIQLQNGEQTAAPSSGAAFEMPERAKALFAGIDLDLTKPAKQAPVGAHPVAPAPVDTSGASNPLADTLRVKLNLARAYITIEAQGLLSEFSHRQA; encoded by the coding sequence GTGAAGCCCGGTCAAACACTCTCTGAGATTGCAATGCTGATGGCGCCGCAATTGGAGGGCGCCACATTGGATCCAAGCCATCATGGGCTCTACAAAGCCAATCCTGATGCGTTTGCTAGTGGCAGTATCAATCGCCTTGCTGCTGGCGTAGAACTCAATAAACCGAGTCAAGCACTTTTGCGTTCCATTAGTCCGGCTGAAGCTTACCAGTTTGTTGCGCAAGCAAATGAGCGGTGGCAGGCAGAACAGTCCAAGGATGGCAAAGGCGACGCTAGCGGAGGAGGCAAATCCGCGTCTTCAGCAGCGTCAGCAGCGAAAGATCGCTTGAAGATTGGCTCTAGTGCTGATGGCAATGAGCAAGAGCGTCGTTATACCGAAAATTTAGTGGCGCAAGAAAAAGAGTTAGAGCAAGCTAAGGCACGAGTAGCTGAGCTAGAAAAGAACATCGCTGATTTACAACGCCTCTTGGAAAAATCTAAGGAGAAAAAAGCAGTTGATAACAACTTTGGATTTGGAGGCTTCGGACCAGTTATATTGGCAATTGGGTTGATTGCCTTGACGGGTTTGCTGCTTTGGGGTCTAGCACGTCATGCTAGACGTTCAGAAGGGCCAGCATTTGACGGAGCAATTCAGTTACAGAATGGCGAACAGACTGCTGCTCCCAGTTCAGGTGCCGCATTTGAAATGCCGGAGCGTGCAAAAGCATTGTTTGCGGGCATTGATTTAGATTTAACGAAACCGGCAAAGCAAGCACCAGTTGGCGCGCATCCAGTAGCGCCTGCGCCTGTGGATACCTCTGGAGCTAGCAATCCTTTAGCGGATACTCTGCGTGTCAAACTGAATTTAGCCCGAGCGTACATCACCATTGAAGCGCAGGGTTTATTGTCAGAGTTTTCTCATCGCCAGGCGTAA
- the asd gene encoding aspartate-semialdehyde dehydrogenase, with protein MANSNTPLVGLVGWRGMVGSVLMERMLAEKDFELIEPVFFSTSQAGGEVPLLNGKKVTKSENTLQDANDISALSRCDIILTCQGGDYTNEIFPKLRAAGWNGHWIDAASALRMKDDAVLVLDPVNRAVIDKALAAGGKNWIGANCTVSLMMMAMGGLVKADMVEWISAMTYQAASGAGAQNMRELLLQMGALRDSVATELADPSSWILDIDRKVTETLRSADFPKKNFRNTALAGSLIPWIDVPVENGQTKEEWKSGAEFNKILGRPAFRSPGSIPIDGLCVRVGAMRCHSQGLTVKLKKDIPLQDIETILANDNRWVKVVPNDRETTERDLSPAAISGTLTVPIGRLHKLAMGPEYLGAFTVGDQLLWGAAEPLRRMLRILLEK; from the coding sequence ATGGCAAATTCAAATACACCATTGGTAGGATTGGTTGGCTGGCGCGGAATGGTAGGAAGCGTGCTAATGGAGCGCATGCTTGCTGAGAAGGATTTTGAACTGATCGAACCCGTTTTCTTTAGCACCAGCCAAGCGGGTGGCGAAGTGCCATTGCTCAATGGTAAAAAAGTCACCAAGAGTGAAAATACATTGCAAGATGCGAATGACATCAGTGCATTGTCACGCTGCGACATTATTTTGACTTGCCAAGGCGGCGACTATACCAATGAAATCTTCCCGAAACTGCGTGCAGCGGGTTGGAATGGTCACTGGATTGATGCTGCTAGCGCATTGCGCATGAAGGATGATGCGGTACTGGTTTTGGATCCCGTTAATCGCGCTGTCATCGATAAGGCTCTAGCAGCTGGTGGCAAAAACTGGATTGGTGCGAACTGCACGGTCAGTTTAATGATGATGGCTATGGGCGGCTTGGTGAAGGCTGACATGGTGGAGTGGATTAGCGCCATGACCTATCAGGCAGCCTCAGGTGCTGGCGCGCAGAACATGCGCGAGTTGCTCTTGCAGATGGGTGCATTGCGTGACAGCGTTGCCACAGAATTGGCTGATCCGTCTTCATGGATCTTGGATATCGATCGTAAGGTCACTGAGACACTGCGCTCAGCCGACTTTCCGAAAAAGAATTTCCGCAACACCGCCCTGGCTGGTAGCTTAATTCCATGGATCGACGTTCCTGTTGAGAATGGTCAAACTAAGGAAGAGTGGAAGAGCGGCGCTGAATTTAACAAAATTCTAGGCCGACCTGCATTCCGTTCGCCAGGCAGTATTCCGATTGATGGTTTATGCGTTCGTGTTGGCGCCATGCGTTGCCACTCGCAAGGTTTGACGGTCAAGTTGAAGAAAGACATTCCGCTTCAGGATATTGAAACTATTTTGGCAAACGATAATCGGTGGGTCAAAGTGGTTCCGAACGATCGTGAGACTACCGAGCGCGATCTATCGCCTGCTGCAATAAGCGGCACCTTAACTGTACCTATTGGGCGCTTGCATAAGTTGGCGATGGGGCCTGAATATCTTGGCGCATTTACGGTAGGTGATCAATTGTTATGGGGTGCTGCAGAACCGTTGCGTCGCATGCTCCGTATCTTGCTTGAGAAGTAA
- the leuB gene encoding 3-isopropylmalate dehydrogenase, with protein sequence MKIAVLPGDGIGPEIVAQAVRVLKALGTQVDLEEAPVGGAAYDVAGHPLPPATLELAKKADAILFGAVGDWKYDTLARELRPEQAILGLRKHLALFANFRPAICYPELTAASSLKPEIIGGLDILIVRELNGDIYFGQPRGIRTSELELFKGAREGFDTMHYSEPEVERIGRVAFEVARKRGKKVCSVDKANVLETSQLWRKVMIRVSKDYPDVELSHMYVDNAAMQLVKAPKAFDVVVTSNLFGDILSDEAAMLTGSIGMLPSASLDKNNKGLYEPSHGSAPDIAGKGIANPLATTLSAAMMLRYSLGMPTEADRIDKAVQKVLAQGLRTADIYTEGTQKVSTVQMGDAVVAALA encoded by the coding sequence ATGAAAATTGCGGTTCTCCCGGGCGATGGGATAGGCCCGGAAATCGTTGCTCAGGCCGTTCGTGTGCTCAAGGCGCTCGGAACGCAGGTTGATTTAGAGGAAGCGCCTGTAGGCGGAGCTGCTTATGATGTGGCAGGGCACCCTTTGCCACCAGCAACCCTAGAATTGGCAAAAAAAGCCGATGCAATCTTATTTGGTGCTGTTGGCGATTGGAAATACGACACTCTGGCGCGTGAACTCCGCCCAGAGCAAGCGATTTTAGGATTGCGCAAACACTTAGCGTTGTTTGCCAACTTCAGGCCAGCAATTTGTTATCCAGAGCTTACCGCTGCTTCGAGTTTAAAACCCGAAATTATTGGTGGCTTGGATATTTTGATTGTCCGCGAACTCAACGGCGATATTTATTTTGGACAACCGCGCGGCATTCGCACTTCGGAGTTGGAATTATTTAAGGGTGCGCGCGAGGGGTTTGACACCATGCATTACAGCGAGCCTGAAGTAGAGCGTATCGGTCGTGTTGCATTTGAGGTTGCTCGTAAGCGAGGCAAAAAAGTTTGTAGCGTGGATAAAGCAAACGTACTCGAGACCTCACAACTATGGCGTAAAGTGATGATTCGGGTGTCAAAGGACTATCCAGATGTCGAGTTATCGCATATGTATGTGGATAACGCAGCCATGCAGCTGGTTAAAGCGCCTAAGGCCTTCGATGTGGTGGTAACGAGCAATCTTTTTGGCGATATTCTGTCGGATGAGGCGGCGATGTTGACTGGATCTATCGGAATGTTGCCTTCTGCATCTTTGGATAAGAACAATAAAGGCTTATATGAGCCGAGTCATGGCTCTGCACCAGATATTGCGGGTAAGGGTATTGCGAATCCGTTGGCGACAACTTTGTCCGCTGCCATGATGTTGCGGTATTCCTTGGGTATGCCTACTGAAGCAGATCGTATTGATAAAGCGGTGCAAAAAGTATTGGCGCAGGGATTGCGCACTGCGGATATTTACACGGAAGGCACTCAAAAGGTAAGCACCGTGCAAATGGGTGATGCAGTGGTAGCGGCCTTAGCTTAG
- the leuD gene encoding 3-isopropylmalate dehydratase small subunit, with protein sequence MEKFTVYKGVVAPLNRENVDTDAIIPKQFLKSIKKTGFGQNLFDEWRYLDHGEPGQDCSARPINPDFVLNQPRYKGAGILLSRKNFGCGSSREHAPWALDQFGFRAVIAPSFADIFFNNCYKNGLLPIVLTEMQVDHLFNKTQAFNGYQLTIDLEAQQVVTPDGTAYSFEIMPFRKCCLLNGLDDIGLTLRHADKIKAYEAERILKMPWLATQLP encoded by the coding sequence ATGGAAAAATTTACGGTATACAAAGGTGTGGTTGCTCCGTTAAATCGCGAGAACGTGGATACCGATGCAATCATTCCAAAACAGTTTCTAAAATCGATTAAAAAAACAGGCTTTGGTCAAAACTTGTTTGATGAGTGGCGTTACCTAGATCATGGTGAGCCTGGTCAAGATTGCAGCGCTCGACCAATCAACCCCGATTTTGTTCTCAACCAACCACGTTACAAAGGCGCTGGTATTTTGTTGTCCCGCAAAAATTTTGGTTGCGGCAGTTCCCGTGAGCATGCTCCTTGGGCTTTGGACCAGTTTGGCTTCAGAGCCGTGATCGCCCCAAGTTTTGCAGATATCTTTTTCAATAACTGCTACAAAAATGGTCTCTTACCCATCGTATTGACTGAAATGCAGGTAGATCATTTATTTAATAAAACCCAGGCATTTAATGGTTATCAATTAACGATTGATTTAGAGGCTCAGCAGGTGGTAACCCCGGACGGTACCGCTTATAGCTTTGAGATCATGCCTTTCCGGAAGTGCTGCCTTCTTAATGGCCTTGACGATATTGGCTTAACCCTGCGCCATGCAGATAAAATTAAGGCTTACGAAGCTGAGCGCATTCTGAAGATGCCTTGGCTTGCAACTCAATTGCCGTAA